In one window of Micromonospora cathayae DNA:
- a CDS encoding TetR/AcrR family transcriptional regulator, with the protein MTNRPALTRDRVIEAAARVADRAGLGGVSMRNVGKELGVEAMSLYHHVAGKDDLLDGLADWIFTGIELPTPDRPWRPAMTDRAASARSVLSRHPWALSLVESRRTPGRALLRHHDTVLGCLRRNGFPVALAAHAFSAIDAYVYGFVQTELNLPLQSGEGVDEFVSELGLPADTYPYLTEMVTELVVGRGYEYADEFDYGLGLILDGLEERLGRPDNSG; encoded by the coding sequence ATGACCAACCGACCGGCCTTGACCCGTGACCGCGTCATCGAGGCCGCCGCCCGCGTCGCCGACCGCGCCGGCCTCGGTGGAGTGAGCATGCGCAACGTCGGCAAGGAGCTCGGCGTCGAGGCGATGTCGCTCTACCACCACGTCGCCGGCAAGGACGACCTGCTCGACGGGCTGGCGGACTGGATCTTCACCGGGATCGAACTGCCCACCCCCGACCGGCCCTGGCGACCGGCCATGACCGACCGGGCCGCCTCGGCGCGAAGCGTGCTGTCCCGGCACCCGTGGGCGCTCAGCCTGGTCGAGTCACGCCGTACCCCCGGCCGGGCACTGCTGCGACACCACGACACGGTCCTGGGTTGCCTGCGGCGCAACGGCTTCCCGGTCGCACTGGCCGCCCATGCCTTCTCCGCGATCGACGCCTACGTCTACGGCTTCGTGCAGACCGAACTCAACCTGCCCCTGCAATCCGGCGAGGGGGTCGACGAGTTCGTGTCGGAGCTCGGGCTCCCCGCCGACACCTACCCCTACCTGACCGAGATGGTCACCGAGCTGGTCGTCGGCAGGGGCTACGAATACGCCGACGAGTTCGACTACGGGCTCGGGCTGATCCTCGACGGACTCGAGGAGCGGCTCGGCCGCCCGGACAACTCGGGGTGA
- a CDS encoding NAD(P)-dependent alcohol dehydrogenase — protein sequence MRAAVIDRYGTPDVVRITDVPTPTPRADEVLVRVVATAVTAADSRIRAARFPKGFAPFARLAFGASRPRRTILGGVFSGRVEAVGATVTGLSPGDEVCGMTGVRLGAHAQYVVVPAKRIVRKPAKVTHEDAAGVLFGGTTALYFLRDRAAVRPGQSVLVNGASGAIGTNAVQLARHFGASVTAVTSTRNNRLVTELGADRVIDYTTTDLADVPDRFDVVLDTVGNLSPASGRRLLTDKGVLLLAAADLWATVRARGAVKAGAAPERVEDIELLLLMVADGELSAVVDRVCDLDGIAAAHQRVDSGRKVGNIIVRP from the coding sequence ATGCGGGCAGCGGTCATCGACAGGTACGGCACACCGGATGTCGTACGCATCACCGACGTACCCACCCCGACGCCCCGGGCCGACGAGGTGCTCGTCCGGGTCGTCGCCACGGCGGTCACCGCAGCCGACTCCCGCATCCGTGCCGCCCGCTTCCCGAAGGGGTTCGCGCCCTTCGCCCGACTGGCGTTCGGCGCGTCCCGGCCCCGGCGGACGATCCTCGGCGGTGTGTTCTCCGGCCGGGTCGAAGCCGTCGGCGCGACGGTCACCGGTCTCTCTCCCGGCGACGAGGTGTGTGGCATGACGGGAGTCCGGCTCGGCGCGCACGCGCAGTACGTGGTCGTCCCGGCGAAGAGGATCGTCCGCAAGCCGGCGAAGGTGACCCACGAGGACGCAGCCGGGGTGCTCTTCGGCGGCACGACCGCGCTGTACTTCCTCCGCGACAGGGCCGCCGTGCGCCCGGGGCAGTCCGTGCTGGTCAACGGCGCGTCCGGGGCGATCGGCACCAACGCCGTACAACTGGCCAGGCACTTCGGGGCGAGCGTCACCGCCGTGACCAGCACCCGGAACAACCGCCTGGTCACCGAGCTCGGCGCAGACCGGGTCATCGACTACACCACCACCGACCTGGCCGACGTGCCCGACCGCTTCGACGTCGTCCTCGACACCGTGGGCAACCTGTCGCCCGCGTCCGGGAGGCGACTACTCACCGACAAGGGTGTGCTCCTGCTCGCCGCGGCCGACCTGTGGGCGACCGTCCGCGCCCGCGGTGCCGTCAAGGCCGGTGCCGCGCCGGAGCGGGTCGAGGACATCGAACTCCTGCTGCTGATGGTGGCCGACGGCGAACTGAGCGCGGTCGTCGACCGGGTCTGCGATCTCGACGGGATCGCGGCGGCCCACCAACGCGTCGACTCCGGCCGCAAGGTCGGCAACATCATCGTCCGGCCGTAG
- a CDS encoding acyl-CoA desaturase, giving the protein MSVELSAVRASTPRPAPKPLIEGTQSAGSLVMLWVFLVLPVAALIAAVPLAWGRGLSGLDASMAVVGYVIAMAGATVGFHRHLTHGSFKARRGLRIALAVAGSLAVQGTPTKWVADHRRHHAFTDREGDPHSPWRYGTGVAALVKGLLHSHLGWLLNREITNKARFAPDLLADRDIRVVDRLFGPLVAASLLLPAVIGGLVSGSWTGALTGFFWAGLVRMAVVHHVTWSVNSICHVVGQRPFISKDKATNFWPLAVLSFGESWHNSHHADPTGARHGVLRGQIDPAARLIWLFEKLGWAHDVRWPDAARLAARRTNP; this is encoded by the coding sequence ATGAGCGTAGAATTGTCCGCCGTCCGCGCGAGTACGCCCCGTCCGGCGCCGAAGCCGCTGATCGAGGGCACCCAGTCGGCCGGCTCCCTGGTGATGTTGTGGGTATTCCTGGTGCTGCCGGTCGCGGCGCTGATCGCGGCGGTGCCGCTGGCCTGGGGCCGAGGTCTGTCCGGGCTGGACGCCTCGATGGCCGTCGTAGGGTACGTGATCGCGATGGCCGGTGCGACCGTCGGGTTCCACCGGCACCTGACCCACGGATCGTTCAAGGCCCGCCGCGGCCTGCGCATCGCGCTGGCGGTGGCCGGCAGTCTCGCCGTGCAGGGCACCCCGACCAAGTGGGTGGCCGACCATCGCCGCCATCACGCGTTCACCGACCGGGAGGGAGATCCCCATTCGCCGTGGCGCTACGGCACCGGTGTCGCCGCGCTGGTCAAGGGGCTGCTCCACTCCCACCTTGGCTGGTTGCTGAATCGGGAGATCACCAACAAGGCCCGCTTCGCCCCTGACCTGCTCGCCGACCGCGACATCCGGGTCGTGGACCGACTGTTCGGACCGTTGGTGGCCGCGTCGCTGCTGCTCCCGGCGGTGATCGGCGGCCTCGTCAGCGGCTCGTGGACCGGAGCGTTGACCGGGTTCTTCTGGGCCGGGCTGGTCCGCATGGCGGTGGTGCACCATGTCACCTGGTCGGTCAACTCGATCTGTCACGTCGTGGGTCAGCGTCCCTTCATCAGCAAGGACAAGGCCACGAACTTCTGGCCGCTGGCGGTCCTGTCGTTCGGGGAGAGTTGGCACAACTCCCACCACGCCGACCCCACCGGCGCCCGCCACGGGGTGCTGCGCGGTCAGATCGATCCCGCCGCCCGGCTGATCTGGCTCTTCGAGAAGCTCGGCTGGGCCCACGACGTCCGCTGGCCCGACGCGGCACGCCTCGCCGCCCGCCGCACCAACCCGTAA
- a CDS encoding GAF and ANTAR domain-containing protein, translated as MTIVSAERMATIFVEVADTLVDDFDLMDFLHMLTDRAANLVSAAAVGLVLAGRDGRLEFMAGSNENVKLVELFQLQTHEGPCQEAFRTGAPVINVDLAEASGRWPRFAPRATAAGFQSVHAFPLRLRTQVIGALNVFGDTKGGDFAGTDVPVMQALADVAAIGLLQERAIRRGELLTEQLQGALNSRIVIEQAKGAVAQATGLDVDEAFAAIRGYARRHRRKLTEVAHGVLSDPAMLAHILDA; from the coding sequence ATGACCATCGTCTCAGCCGAACGGATGGCGACGATCTTCGTCGAGGTCGCCGACACTCTGGTGGACGACTTCGACCTGATGGACTTCCTGCACATGCTCACCGATCGGGCGGCCAACCTGGTCAGCGCGGCGGCGGTGGGGCTCGTCCTCGCCGGCCGGGACGGCCGGCTCGAGTTCATGGCGGGCTCGAACGAGAACGTCAAACTTGTGGAGCTGTTCCAGCTGCAGACCCACGAGGGTCCCTGCCAGGAAGCCTTCCGGACCGGCGCGCCCGTCATCAATGTCGATCTGGCCGAGGCTAGCGGCCGGTGGCCCCGGTTCGCGCCCCGGGCCACCGCGGCGGGTTTCCAATCGGTGCACGCGTTCCCGCTACGGCTGCGCACGCAGGTGATCGGGGCCTTGAACGTCTTCGGTGACACCAAGGGCGGCGATTTCGCGGGCACCGATGTGCCGGTCATGCAGGCCCTGGCGGACGTCGCCGCGATCGGACTGCTGCAGGAGCGCGCCATCCGCCGGGGTGAACTCCTGACCGAGCAGTTGCAGGGCGCGTTGAACAGCCGCATCGTCATCGAGCAGGCCAAGGGGGCGGTCGCGCAGGCGACCGGCCTCGATGTCGACGAGGCGTTCGCCGCCATCCGCGGCTACGCCCGCCGTCACCGCCGCAAACTGACCGAGGTGGCCCACGGCGTCCTCAGCGATCCCGCGATGCTCGCCCACATCCTCGACGCGTAG
- a CDS encoding ANTAR domain-containing protein: MPGIAEPPAEFADALTFADITVTALLDRQEQAESSGIADIDDDAGEYRAELFQAQGMVMVQLGIPLGQAMARIRAHAYAENRRLSDVARDIVARRLRLDPDGP; the protein is encoded by the coding sequence ATGCCCGGGATCGCCGAACCGCCCGCGGAGTTCGCCGACGCCCTCACCTTCGCCGACATCACGGTGACCGCCCTGCTCGACCGGCAGGAACAGGCGGAGAGCAGCGGCATCGCCGACATCGACGACGACGCGGGCGAGTACCGTGCGGAGTTGTTCCAAGCTCAGGGCATGGTCATGGTGCAGCTCGGGATCCCCCTCGGGCAGGCGATGGCGCGCATCCGTGCCCACGCCTACGCGGAGAACCGCCGCCTCAGCGACGTGGCCCGGGACATCGTCGCGCGCCGGCTGCGGCTCGACCCCGACGGGCCGTGA
- a CDS encoding fatty acid desaturase family protein, protein MSDISLDAGRQRGSDYADLSRQVRAAGLLDRRRGYYAVRIGLVAGSFGGLWMLFARLGESWWQLGVAVALAVVFAQAGFIGHDAGHRQIARSRRANDLIGLIHGNLLTGLSYGWWVDKHNRHHAHPNTEGRDPDITVAPLSFTVGQARSRRGFGALVARHQAYLFFPLLLLEALHLHANSVRAVLGPRRIAHRPVEAGLLALHLGGYLAAVFLVLSPAQAVAFILVNQGALGLYLGCSFAPNHKGMPILGADDNLDYLRRQVLTSRNVRGGRFVDVVLGGLNYQIEHHLFPSMPCPNLRRARPLIRRFCAEHDIDYHETSLVRSWAEALRHLHGVGSGEPRTDSATPPP, encoded by the coding sequence ATGAGCGACATCAGCCTTGACGCTGGCCGTCAGCGGGGCAGTGACTACGCCGATCTGTCCCGCCAGGTCCGCGCGGCGGGTCTACTCGATCGGCGGCGCGGTTACTACGCGGTGCGGATCGGCCTCGTCGCCGGTTCCTTCGGCGGACTCTGGATGCTGTTCGCCCGGTTGGGTGAGTCGTGGTGGCAACTCGGCGTCGCGGTGGCCCTCGCGGTGGTCTTCGCGCAGGCCGGATTCATCGGTCACGACGCGGGGCACCGGCAGATCGCCCGTTCGCGCCGGGCGAACGATCTGATCGGCCTCATCCACGGCAACCTGTTGACCGGGCTCAGCTACGGCTGGTGGGTGGACAAGCACAACCGGCACCACGCCCACCCGAACACCGAGGGCAGGGACCCCGACATCACCGTGGCGCCCCTGTCGTTCACCGTCGGCCAGGCGCGCAGCCGGCGTGGCTTCGGCGCGCTCGTGGCACGTCACCAGGCGTACCTGTTCTTTCCGCTGCTCCTGCTGGAGGCCCTGCACCTGCACGCCAACAGCGTGCGGGCCGTCCTCGGCCCGCGCCGGATCGCGCATCGGCCCGTCGAAGCCGGACTGCTGGCCCTGCACCTCGGCGGCTACCTCGCCGCCGTGTTCCTGGTCCTCAGCCCCGCGCAGGCGGTCGCCTTCATCCTCGTCAACCAGGGCGCGCTCGGCCTGTACCTCGGCTGCTCCTTCGCCCCGAATCACAAGGGCATGCCGATCCTCGGCGCCGACGACAACCTGGACTACCTCCGGCGGCAGGTCCTCACGTCCCGCAACGTCCGGGGTGGGCGTTTCGTCGACGTGGTGCTCGGCGGCCTGAACTATCAGATCGAACACCATCTGTTCCCGAGCATGCCGTGCCCCAACCTGCGCCGCGCCCGCCCGCTGATCCGGCGGTTCTGCGCCGAGCACGACATCGACTACCACGAAACCAGCCTGGTCCGCTCCTGGGCGGAGGCGCTACGCCACCTGCACGGCGTCGGATCCGGTGAACCACGAACGGACTCCGCCACGCCGCCTCCGTGA
- a CDS encoding nucleotidyltransferase family protein, with the protein MTPDHRAHRVAGLILAAGSGRRYGGPKAPVFLGRALRVLRDGGCDPVVVVLGAGARRTRAAVDLTDVHVVDNPHWAEGMASSLRLGIGTAAGLPGISALCVHLVDMPGVSATAVARLLAHAHPGCLARACYDGEPGHPVLFGRDHWAEAAAAARGDRGARAYLRRHAAQVTLVECGDVAAGYDIDVRGPVPGSSRTSSR; encoded by the coding sequence ATGACGCCGGACCACCGGGCACACCGGGTCGCCGGACTGATCCTGGCCGCCGGGTCGGGCCGTCGCTACGGTGGCCCGAAGGCACCCGTCTTCCTCGGCCGGGCGCTCCGCGTGCTCCGCGACGGCGGCTGCGACCCGGTCGTCGTGGTGCTCGGTGCCGGGGCCCGCCGGACCCGGGCGGCCGTCGACCTGACCGACGTCCACGTCGTCGACAACCCGCACTGGGCCGAGGGGATGGCCTCGTCGCTGCGGCTCGGCATCGGTACGGCCGCCGGCCTGCCCGGGATCTCGGCGCTGTGCGTGCACCTGGTCGACATGCCAGGGGTCTCCGCTACGGCGGTGGCCCGGCTGCTGGCCCACGCACACCCCGGCTGCCTGGCCCGGGCCTGCTACGACGGCGAGCCCGGCCATCCCGTGCTGTTCGGCCGCGACCACTGGGCGGAGGCCGCCGCAGCCGCGCGGGGCGACCGGGGCGCACGCGCCTACCTGCGCCGGCATGCCGCCCAGGTGACTCTGGTCGAATGCGGGGACGTGGCCGCCGGCTACGACATCGACGTACGAGGACCGGTGCCGGGGTCCTCCCGGACGTCATCCCGGTGA
- a CDS encoding XdhC family protein produces MLREVWPFVDAHRRAGRSVALARLVTRDGPGARPLGSTMAVAADGTWRGSVSGGCVEAVVVDAARAVLAGAEPHLLPVTPGESLLPWEATPACTATLEVLVVPAPPSAVHRAISVGLRRDRPLAVGVGLRPPYRWTVAPTVDRLHADHPAYVEELPRRRRLVLVGATDLAATLATLAESVDLAVSVVDPRPGHVGAGAVPTTAGLVRAWPDEWLARHPLGPGDAVVALSHDPRIDDRAVRAALAGGAGHVAALGSRATHAQRLRRLAGTPGLDRLAGPAGLDLGGRSLAEAALSILAEVVAVANGRDGGRLRDSRLPVGGTPAFTAGLSG; encoded by the coding sequence ATGTTGCGTGAGGTCTGGCCGTTCGTCGACGCCCACCGCCGGGCGGGACGCTCCGTCGCCCTCGCCCGGCTGGTGACGCGGGACGGTCCGGGAGCACGACCATTGGGGTCGACGATGGCCGTCGCGGCGGACGGCACGTGGCGCGGCTCGGTATCCGGGGGTTGCGTGGAGGCGGTCGTGGTGGACGCCGCCCGCGCCGTCCTCGCCGGTGCGGAACCGCACCTGCTACCGGTGACACCGGGCGAGTCCCTGCTGCCCTGGGAGGCGACGCCCGCCTGCACCGCCACCCTGGAGGTGCTGGTCGTGCCGGCACCGCCCTCGGCGGTCCACCGGGCGATCAGCGTGGGGTTACGGCGGGACCGGCCGCTCGCGGTGGGTGTCGGCCTGCGACCGCCGTACCGGTGGACGGTGGCCCCGACCGTGGACCGGCTGCACGCCGACCACCCGGCGTACGTCGAGGAACTGCCCCGCCGGCGACGGCTGGTGCTCGTCGGGGCGACCGACCTGGCCGCGACGCTGGCGACGCTGGCGGAGTCGGTGGACCTGGCGGTGTCGGTGGTCGATCCCCGTCCCGGTCACGTCGGCGCCGGGGCGGTGCCGACCACTGCCGGGTTGGTGCGGGCCTGGCCGGACGAGTGGCTGGCCCGCCATCCGCTCGGCCCGGGAGACGCCGTGGTGGCGTTGAGCCACGACCCCCGCATCGACGACCGGGCAGTCCGCGCGGCGCTGGCCGGCGGCGCGGGACACGTGGCGGCGCTCGGTAGCCGGGCCACCCACGCGCAGCGGCTGCGCCGCCTGGCCGGGACACCGGGCCTGGACCGGCTGGCCGGACCCGCCGGTCTGGACCTCGGCGGCAGGTCGCTCGCCGAGGCGGCCCTCTCCATCCTCGCCGAGGTCGTCGCGGTGGCGAACGGCCGGGACGGGGGCCGGTTGCGCGACTCGCGGCTCCCGGTCGGCGGTACCCCGGCATTCACCGCCGGTCTTTCGGGATGA
- a CDS encoding xanthine dehydrogenase family protein molybdopterin-binding subunit has protein sequence MSTPTPAPGAVGAPRPRIEGPLKVTGTARYAADVPVPDLAHGWLVTASVSRGRIRDIDATTALALPGVLGVLDHRNAPRLNPAAGNYFGPDGSLQLLQDDVVPYAGRPVALVVAETSEQARAAAAALRLSYHVEPHDLDFRLEHPAARPGSTAFGPEADTGDLDAELAASTVVVEERYRTPEESHTALEPHAATVWWHEGDLYAVDSNQGAFSVSEVLAALWSMDRERVHVRSEHVGGGFGGKGACGPQVILGSMASARYGRPVRIVLTRAQVFEATASRPPTDQLVRIGADADGRLRAIHHRPAYALSPLAEYIEWCTEQAKILYAAPAIRTQLTAVPLDILPPASMRGPGATPGSFALESAVDEVAERLGLDPLELRLRNQPTVGPVSGLPFSSRRLVSCLREGARRFGWAARDRRPRSRREGPLLVGTGLATTSFSAGVFPSTASITAEADGTFTVAVGASDIGTGARTALTAVAADALGVGPEQVRIRIGDSDLGMAWGAGGSRGTTSWSFAIVEAAGKLREKLDGPDRPVTATADTTALIDYRPQRERQTFSAVFAEVTVDPATGEVRVRRLLGMFAVGRVINPLLARGQLVGGMIMGLSMALHEESVRDPRTGRQANADLAGYHIASHADVPEIEADFVPDYEPQDPSGFNGLGEIGTAGTAAAIANAVWHATGTRQRTLPIRLDRVLEPDDTTVDDPHVA, from the coding sequence ATGAGCACGCCCACGCCCGCCCCCGGTGCGGTCGGTGCCCCGCGTCCCCGGATCGAGGGCCCGCTCAAGGTCACCGGCACCGCCCGCTACGCCGCCGACGTACCGGTACCGGACCTGGCCCACGGCTGGCTGGTGACCGCCAGTGTCTCCCGGGGCCGGATTCGCGACATCGACGCCACGACCGCGCTCGCTCTGCCCGGGGTGCTGGGGGTGCTCGACCACCGCAACGCGCCCCGGCTCAACCCCGCGGCCGGCAACTACTTCGGTCCGGACGGCAGCCTGCAACTGTTGCAGGACGACGTGGTCCCGTACGCGGGCCGGCCGGTGGCGCTGGTGGTGGCCGAGACGTCCGAGCAGGCCAGGGCGGCGGCAGCAGCGCTTCGGTTGAGCTACCACGTCGAGCCGCACGACCTGGACTTCCGGCTGGAGCATCCGGCCGCCCGTCCGGGGTCGACCGCGTTCGGCCCGGAGGCGGACACCGGCGACCTGGACGCGGAGCTGGCCGCGTCCACCGTGGTGGTCGAGGAGCGGTACCGCACCCCCGAGGAGAGCCACACCGCCCTGGAACCGCACGCCGCGACCGTGTGGTGGCACGAGGGTGACCTGTACGCCGTGGACTCCAACCAGGGCGCGTTCAGCGTGTCCGAGGTCCTGGCCGCGCTGTGGTCCATGGACCGGGAACGGGTGCACGTCCGCTCCGAGCACGTCGGCGGCGGTTTCGGCGGCAAGGGCGCGTGCGGTCCGCAGGTGATCCTCGGGTCGATGGCCAGCGCCCGGTACGGGCGTCCGGTGCGGATCGTGCTGACCCGGGCACAGGTCTTCGAGGCGACCGCGTCGCGTCCCCCGACCGACCAGTTGGTACGGATCGGCGCGGACGCCGACGGCCGGCTGCGCGCCATCCACCACCGTCCCGCGTACGCCCTCTCGCCGTTGGCCGAGTACATCGAGTGGTGCACCGAACAGGCCAAGATCCTGTACGCGGCACCGGCGATCCGTACCCAGCTCACCGCCGTACCGCTGGACATCCTGCCGCCGGCCTCGATGCGCGGACCGGGCGCGACGCCCGGATCGTTCGCCCTGGAGTCGGCGGTCGACGAGGTGGCCGAGCGACTCGGCCTGGACCCGTTGGAGCTGCGGCTGCGCAACCAGCCCACCGTCGGCCCGGTGTCGGGGCTGCCGTTCAGCAGCCGTCGCCTGGTCTCCTGCCTGCGGGAGGGAGCCCGCCGGTTCGGCTGGGCGGCGCGGGACCGGCGTCCCCGGTCCCGGCGGGAGGGTCCGCTGCTGGTCGGCACCGGCCTGGCCACCACCTCGTTCAGCGCCGGGGTGTTTCCGTCGACGGCCTCGATCACCGCCGAGGCGGACGGGACGTTCACGGTGGCGGTCGGCGCGAGTGACATCGGTACGGGTGCCCGTACCGCGCTGACCGCGGTCGCTGCCGACGCGCTCGGGGTCGGCCCGGAGCAGGTCCGGATCCGCATCGGTGACAGCGACCTCGGCATGGCCTGGGGAGCGGGCGGCTCCCGGGGGACAACGTCCTGGTCGTTCGCCATCGTCGAGGCCGCCGGGAAGCTGCGGGAGAAGCTGGACGGACCGGACCGGCCGGTGACCGCCACGGCGGACACCACCGCCCTGATCGACTACCGGCCGCAGCGGGAACGGCAGACCTTCAGCGCGGTCTTCGCGGAGGTCACCGTCGACCCGGCGACCGGCGAGGTGCGGGTACGCCGGCTGCTCGGCATGTTCGCCGTGGGCCGGGTGATCAACCCGCTGCTGGCCCGCGGCCAGCTGGTCGGTGGGATGATCATGGGGCTGTCCATGGCCCTGCACGAGGAGAGCGTGCGGGATCCCCGCACCGGGCGGCAGGCCAACGCCGACCTCGCCGGCTACCACATCGCGTCACACGCCGACGTGCCCGAGATCGAGGCCGACTTCGTACCGGACTACGAACCCCAGGATCCGTCCGGGTTCAACGGTCTCGGCGAGATCGGCACCGCCGGCACCGCGGCGGCGATCGCCAACGCCGTCTGGCACGCCACCGGCACCCGGCAGCGGACCCTCCCGATCCGGCTGGACCGGGTGTTGGAGCCGGACGACACGACTGTCGACGATCCCCATGTTGCGTGA
- a CDS encoding FAD binding domain-containing protein, translating to MREFAYLRPDRVRDALTAVAGDPGARYLGGGTNLVDLMKCGVEEPTRLVDVRRLPLDGVRDTPDGGLVVGATTTNSDLAAHPGVRRRFPALTQAVLAGASGQLRNMATVGGNLLQRTRCGYFADVDAPCNKRAPGSGCAAITGVHHNHAVLGHSAHCAATHPSDLAVALAAFDAVVRYRTLDGAGEIPLSRFYLPVGDRPDRETALPTGALVTEVVLPGSAGRLRSRYRKVRERASYAFATVSVAAALDLRDGVLHDVRIALGGVASRPWRAGAAEAALHGARPTADRFRAAADLALSAAEPLRDNAYKVTLARNLVVAVLGDLAAAVPGGPAGRERTR from the coding sequence GTGAGGGAGTTCGCCTACCTGCGTCCGGACCGGGTCCGGGACGCGCTCACCGCGGTCGCCGGGGATCCCGGCGCACGGTACCTGGGCGGGGGCACCAACCTCGTCGACCTGATGAAGTGCGGGGTGGAGGAACCGACCCGGCTGGTCGACGTACGGCGGCTCCCCCTCGACGGGGTCCGGGACACACCCGACGGCGGGCTGGTGGTCGGCGCGACCACGACGAACAGCGACCTGGCGGCGCACCCCGGAGTGCGCCGCCGGTTCCCGGCGCTGACCCAGGCCGTACTGGCCGGCGCGTCCGGCCAACTGCGCAACATGGCCACCGTCGGCGGCAACCTGTTGCAGCGGACCCGGTGCGGCTACTTCGCCGACGTCGACGCGCCGTGCAACAAACGGGCGCCCGGCAGCGGGTGCGCCGCGATCACCGGGGTGCACCACAACCACGCGGTGCTCGGCCACTCCGCGCACTGCGCGGCCACCCATCCGTCGGACCTGGCGGTGGCGCTCGCCGCGTTCGACGCGGTGGTGCGCTACCGGACGCTCGACGGCGCCGGGGAGATCCCGCTGTCGCGGTTCTACCTGCCGGTCGGTGACCGCCCGGACCGGGAGACCGCGTTGCCGACCGGCGCGCTGGTCACCGAAGTCGTCCTGCCCGGGTCCGCCGGCCGCCTGCGGTCGCGCTACCGCAAGGTCCGCGAACGCGCGTCGTACGCCTTCGCGACCGTCTCCGTCGCCGCCGCCCTCGACCTGCGCGACGGGGTGCTGCACGACGTGCGGATCGCCCTCGGCGGCGTGGCGTCGCGGCCCTGGCGGGCCGGGGCCGCCGAGGCGGCGCTGCACGGTGCCCGGCCCACCGCCGACCGGTTCCGGGCCGCCGCCGACCTGGCCCTGAGCGCCGCCGAGCCGCTGCGCGACAACGCGTACAAGGTGACCCTGGCCCGCAACCTCGTGGTGGCCGTGCTCGGCGACCTCGCGGCGGCCGTGCCCGGCGGACCCGCCGGAAGGGAGCGGACCCGATGA
- a CDS encoding (2Fe-2S)-binding protein, translating to MNDHTRSEISLRVNDVTHRLTVDNRRTLLDALRDDLAVTGPKKGCDHGQCGACTVLRDGRRVVSCLVLAVTADEAAITTVEGLAGEGGLTPIQEAFVRLDGFQCGFCTPGQICSAVGMLAEYAAGWPSAVTADDTPDRRPDLDEAEVRERMSGNLCRCGAYPSIVRAVRETALRQGVTS from the coding sequence ATGAACGACCACACCCGCAGCGAGATATCGCTACGAGTCAACGACGTGACGCACCGGCTGACGGTGGACAACCGTCGGACGCTGCTCGACGCGTTACGGGACGACCTGGCCGTCACCGGGCCGAAGAAGGGGTGCGACCACGGGCAGTGCGGTGCGTGCACGGTGCTGCGCGACGGCCGGCGGGTGGTCTCCTGCCTGGTCCTCGCGGTCACCGCCGACGAGGCGGCGATCACCACTGTGGAGGGGCTGGCCGGCGAGGGCGGGCTGACACCGATCCAGGAGGCGTTCGTCCGCCTCGACGGATTCCAGTGCGGCTTCTGCACCCCCGGGCAGATCTGCTCGGCGGTCGGGATGCTCGCCGAGTACGCGGCCGGCTGGCCGAGCGCGGTCACCGCCGACGACACACCGGACCGGCGACCGGACCTGGACGAGGCCGAGGTACGCGAGCGGATGAGCGGCAACCTGTGCCGCTGCGGGGCGTACCCGTCGATCGTGCGCGCGGTCCGCGAGACCGCGCTCCGGCAGGGGGTGACGTCGTGA
- a CDS encoding class I SAM-dependent methyltransferase gives MTGHHRTAFLREFLRDPFTVAAVAPSGAPLADLVTAPVPRSGDPLVVELGPGTGAFTAAIERRLAGRGHHLAVEVNERFAGLLAARYPGLDVAVADARQLDRVLAQRGHRQADVIVSGLPWAAFTGSRQDDLLTSVTGALAPDGAFTTFAYSLTGWAPPARRLRRALGDRFEEVVTGRTVWANLPPAFVYFCRRPRVPARPYALAAR, from the coding sequence GTGACCGGCCACCATCGGACAGCGTTCCTGCGGGAGTTCCTCCGGGACCCGTTCACCGTCGCCGCGGTCGCACCCAGCGGCGCACCGCTGGCCGACCTCGTCACCGCGCCCGTACCCCGCAGCGGTGACCCCCTGGTCGTCGAACTCGGCCCCGGCACCGGCGCGTTCACGGCCGCCATCGAGCGCCGCCTCGCCGGTCGCGGTCACCACCTCGCGGTCGAGGTCAACGAACGGTTCGCCGGCCTGCTGGCCGCCCGGTACCCGGGGCTCGACGTGGCCGTGGCCGACGCCCGGCAGCTCGACCGGGTGCTGGCGCAGCGGGGCCACCGGCAGGCTGACGTCATCGTCAGCGGGCTGCCGTGGGCGGCGTTCACCGGGAGCCGGCAGGACGACCTGCTGACCTCGGTCACCGGGGCGCTCGCCCCGGACGGGGCGTTCACCACGTTCGCCTATTCGCTCACCGGCTGGGCGCCGCCCGCCCGACGGCTGCGGCGGGCGCTCGGCGACCGGTTCGAGGAGGTGGTGACCGGCCGCACGGTGTGGGCGAACCTGCCACCGGCCTTCGTCTACTTCTGCCGACGGCCCCGGGTGCCGGCGCGACCGTACGCGTTGGCGGCCCGCTGA